ACCTTTTGGCCGAACGCCCAGGCCTGCTGATCATCGCGGACAAGGGCTATGTGTCCGCCGAGCTGGACCGCTGGCTGGCCGAACGCGGAGTGCGGCTGCTACGGCCCTCCTACCGCAACCGCACCCCACGACCCGGCGAGCACCTGCTCAAACCGATCCGGCAACTCATCGAATCGGTCAACGACACGCTCAAGGGCCAACTCGACCTCGAGCTACACGGCGGCCGCAGCATCGAAGGCGTCGCCGCCCGCGTCGCACAACGACTCCTGGCCATGACCGCCGCCATCTGGCACAACCGCACCACCGGACAACCCCTGACCAGGTCCCTGATCGCCTACGACCACTGACCAGGATTAGGACTTACTCGTCTAGCGCTTGGCGGCGGGGTTGATCAATCGGCCCGTGGGATGGAAAGGGGGCCGGTTCGGCGCAACCTGCTGGAGGGTGGCGCTGCAACAGGATGCGCCGGCGGCACGTCGTCTGCACTACTGGCGCACCCCCGACGGGTACGAGTTCTCCAGGGTGGCCGTCCACGACGACTACCGCCCATGAACGTGCTCTCCCCCGCCATACGCCTACGGTGCGGCCGGCCAGCTGCGCGGTCGGCCACCTGGAACTGACAAGGAGTGCCGTGAACGAGGATGCTGTTTACGCCGCCGCCCGCAGGGTGATCGACGCCGGTCTGGCCGCGACGGGTCGGCCTTCACCCCTGGCCGGGCCGTCTGGACAATGGAAGACGCCGACCAGCTGGATGCCAGGTTTGTTCAGCGGCCGGACGCGGGCAGAGGCAGCTTCGTCAGGAAGCTACAGGGGCAGCTTGCCGCAGCATTCCCACGGCGGTGCAGCTCATGGGCGAGCTGATCATGTCGACAGCTACAGTTGATCAACTGGTGCGGCGTCGAGGCAGACGCATCCGCCGGCGTGGGAGGAGTTCACCCCGTTCCTAGCATTCCCGCCCGGGATCCGCCGGATCGTCTACACCACGAACGCGATCGAGTCGCTCAACGCCCGCTTCCGCCAGGCCGCCCGTCCCGCGGCCATTTCCCCAATGAGCGGGCCGCGCTCGAGGTGTTCTACCTGGTCATTCGCAGCCCGAGGCTCAGCCGAGCTAACGTCACCGGCAAGACCGGTGGCTGGAAACAGGCGCTGAACTCCCTCGCTACGTTCTGCGGCGAGCGCATCACCGGACACTGAGAAGACGATCGCCCCCCCCACACACACAAAGATCCGGACAAACCCTCGCCGGCATCGTCTGGATGCCTAACCATTATTGGGCGAGCAACACCCAGCGGAGGTCAGTCGGGCCGCTGGTCACGTGCCTGAGAGTACGCTCCGATGTCCCGGCGGTACTCTTCGATCAAGTCCATGATCTTCTGGTTGTGCTCGTCTTCCTGCTCGGGAGTGGCCGAGACGGTGGCGTGATGTTCGTTGTAGTCCGAGTTCATGCCATCGTGCGGATTGCTGTGCTCCGCGTTGAGCGGAACGTCTTCTGCAATTCGATCGATGTGCTTGTAATGCTCATCAGCTACCTGCTGGAGAAAGCGTTGTCTACGCTCGCGGCGCCACCTTACGGCTTCGTCGTCAACCACGTCGTTACCCTCAAACTTCTCTCGATCACTGGCGGTGCCCCCGAGGCTACCTATGCGGGAGCGAGAAGTACCCCCTTAGAACTCCTAACTCTTTGAGCGTTGGAGTCGCCGCCAGCAGATGATGGCGCGGGGGGAGGGTGAGGAAGGCTTCGTGGATGTCGTCGCGGATTTCCCAGCGGATGCGTAGCCGGCGGAGCCAGTGCAGCAGGGCGATGGTCTGTTCGACTACCCACCGTCGGGTGCCGAGGCCGGAGCCGTGGCTGGTGCCGCGTCGGGCGATGACCGGGGTGATGCCCCTGTCGCGGAGCTGGCGGCGGTAGATGTCGTAGTCGTAACCCCGGTCGGCGTAGATCCGGCCGGGTCGCTGCCGGGGTCGACTGCGGATGCCCTTGATCCGGGGGACCTTGTCGACCAGGGGCAGCAGTTGGGTGACGTCGTGGCGGTTGCCGCCGGTCAGGGTCGCGGCGAGGGGGATGCCGCCCGCGTCGGTGATGACGTGGTGTTTCGAGCCTGGCTTGCGGCGGTCGACCGGGCTCGGACCGGTTTTGGGCCCCCTTTGAGCGCCCGGATGTGGGAGCCGTCGATCACCGCCCGGGACATGTCCAGTTGACCGGCGGCCCGCAGCTTGCCCAGCAGGACCTCGTGCAGTCGTTGCCACACCCCGGCGTCGTTCCAGTCCCGTAGCCGGCGCCAGCAGGTCATGCCTGACCCGAACCCGAGCTCCTGGGGCAGGAACTCCCACGGGATCCCGGTGTAGAGGACGAACAAGATCCCGCCCAACACGCTCCGGTCATCAAGCGGCTTGCGACCGGGATAGCGGCGCCGACGAGGCGGGCGGGCCGGTAGCAACGGCTCGATCTCGGCCCACAGGTCGTCCGAGACGACCCGCGGCGGCTGCTCACGTGGGTGTCCACATCTCAGGGGGAAGCCCACCGCCCCACGAAGCAGACCACTCGCGGTTATCAATCCTTGACAGGCTCTGGAGGGTTGTGTGAACGTGCGCAGATGATCGGGGAGTCGCGCACTAACGATCGTCGCCGCGAACCCCGGGGTGTGGTCCGCGGAAGGAGACCCATGCCAAGCACACGAATGCGCCTATCGGGGCGGCATGCCCCCCGAGTTGGGGCGAGCGCTCGGCGGAGCGGAATGCGGGCCGCCGCTCTCTTCGTCGCGGTTGCGACCGCGTTGCCGATCTCGCTAGCGACCCAGACGCCAGCGTCTGCGGCAGCGGTCTCGGTACCGCCGGTTTGGCCTACGCCGCAGTCCGTGCAGGACAAGAAGGATCTCGTTCCGGTCACGCCCAACGTCGCGCTCATCACGGGGGCTAAGACCGATTCGTCCGCCATCGCTCTGGTCAACCAGGTACTGACGAGGGCGGGCGTCAAAACGGTGTCGACAGTGTCCGACGCGGATCCGGCACCAGACGCTGGCCTCTCGATCTACATCGGTGGGCCGAGCGAGAACTCCGCCTCGGATGAGGCCCTCCACGAAATCGGCATCGCCGCCGACGCCAGCGACCTTCCCCGTGACGGCTACGTTCTGGGCATCGGTAAGGGCAGCGACGGTAAGGCGCGGGCCGTCCTGGACGGGGTCGATACGACCGGTACGTTCTATGCGGCGCAGACGCTACGCCAGCTTCTCGTATCGCACCCGGGTCGGGACGTGTTCCCCGCCGTAGCCATCCGGGACTGGCCGGCAATGCCGCTGCGTGGGTTGATTGAGGGCTTCTACGGGCAGCCGTGGTCACAACAGGACCGGCGGAGCCAGCTGGAGTTCTACGGCCGCACCAAGCAAAATATCTATGTCTACTCGCCTAAGGATGACCCCTACCTGCGGGATCAGTGGCGCCAGGCGTACCCGCCGGACAAGCTCGCCCCGATTCAGGAACTTGTGGCGACGGCGGGGAGCAACCACGTTCAGTTCACCTACGCGCTTTCGCCGGGTCTGTCGGTTTGTTACAGCTCCGACAACGACGAGCGGGCCCTGGTCGACAAGTTCCAGTCCCTGTGGAACATCGGGGTGCGCTCGTTCGCGATTCCATTGGACGACATCAGCTACACGAAGTGGAACTGCGCCGAGGACGCGGCCAAGTTCGGTACCGGCGGCGGCGCGGCGGGTGCGGCGCAGGCATTCCTTCTCAACCGGGTGCAGCACGACTTCATTGCCACCCACCCCGGCGCCGAGCGGCTGCAGACGGTGCCGACGGAGTACTACGACGTCAACGATTCGCCCTACAAGACCGCCATCCGTACCAAGCTCGACCCCGCGGTGATCGTCGAGTGGACCGGCGTAGGGGTGGTGGCCCCGGCCATCACCACCGCCCAGGCTAAGAGCGCACACACGGTCTTCGACCACGACATCCTGGTGTGGGACAACTACCCGGTCAACGACTACGTGACCAACCGGCTGCTGCTCGGCCCGTACGTCGGGCGCGAGCCTGGTATCGAGCGGTATCTCGTCGGCGTGACCGCCAACCCGATGATCCAGGCCGAGGCGTCGAAGATCGCCGAGTTCACCTCGGGTGCCTTCTTCTGGAACCCGGGGGCGTATGACCCGGCGGCGGCGTGGACCGCAGCGCTGCAGGACCTCGGGGGCAGCGCATGGCCGACGCTGAAGGTCTTTGCCGAAAACAACTACTCGTCGAACATCGACCCGGCCGAGTCGCCGACCCTCAAACCGCTGATCGGCGCGTTCTGGTCGGCCTATGAGCGTGGCGTAGGACTCGAAGCCGCGGCCGCCGCGATCGACGACTATTTCGGCCAGATGGTTGGCACCCCGGCCACGCTACGTTCCGGGTTGCACAACCAGCCGTTCCTCGACGAGGTCAAGCCGTGGCTGGACAAGCTTGGCCTGTACGGCCAGGCGGGCCAGCACGCGGTGCAGATGCTGCTGGCACAGCGGGCAGGTGACGGCAACACGGCGTGGGCGCAGCGGCAGGCGTTCGAGGCAGCGCGGGCCCAGGCCGACGCGATCAGCCAGAGCGTTGCGCCGGGAGTGATGCCTCCATTCCTCGACCGGGCCGCGTCAGCGAGTGACCGCTGGCTCGGGGCGACGGGGGGGAGGGCGAAGGGCACGAACTCCTTGGGGCAGTGGCAGGCCAACTCACCCGCCAACATGGTCGACGGGGACCTCACGACGTTCTACTGGAGCGACCGGGCCGCGAACCCGGGTGCCTACGTGGGGGTCGACCTCGGGTCGGTTCAGGAGATCAGCAAGATCGATCTCTACATGAGCAAGCCCACCAGCCCGACGGACTACATCCGCCAAGGCGTGCTCGAGTTTTCCGCCGACGGATCCACCTGGACCACTGTCGGCACCTACAAGGACCAGCCGGAGATTCACGCCGCCGTCGCCCAGGGGACCAAGGCGAGGTACGTCCGGATGCGCGCGACGGCGGCACAGAATACCTGGGTGGTGGTCCGGGAGTTCCAGGTCACCGTGGTCGGCGGCACCAAACTGACAGCGGCCGGCGCCCCACCGGCGGCCGCCGGTTCCAGTCTGGCAAAGGCCGTCGATGGCGACATCAGTACGGCGTACGTCGCGGACCGGAACCCGCAGTCAGGCGAATCCCTTCAAGTCACAGTTTCGCGGACCCGTCCCATCGACCAGGTGGTGGTCCTCCAGTCGGGCGCCCCGTCGGCAGCCGCGGTGCAGGTGCGCTCCGTCGACGGCACCTGGACCACGATCGGTGACCTGTCCGGCGGCTACACGCAGCTCGACGCGGCAGGTGTGAAAACCGATGCGATTCGCCTGGCTTGGAAGGATGGTGGCCAAGCGCCCCAGATCAACGAGATCGTTCCCTGGTTCGGTGATACGCCGCTCGCTGATCTCGCCGTCGACCCAGTGGCCGTCGACGCCGAGGCCGGCGGGCAGCCCGCGACGACGACAGTTCGTCTCGCCTCGACCCGGGCCGAGGACGTCTCGGGCACTCTGACCGTCCGCACACCTGCCGGACTGACTGCGAAGCCCGCGAGCCAGGAAACCAGCGTCTTCCAGGGCCAGGACACGGGCATCCCCGTGACCGTCAGCGCCGCGGCCGACACAGCGGCCGGTTCGTACCAGGTGCCGGTGGTCTTCACCCCGGTCAGCGGTGAACCGGTCACCGCGACGCTGACCGTCAACGTCTATCCGAAGACCAGCAACACGAACGTGGCGTTGGCCACGAACGGCGCCACGGCCACAGCATCGACCACCGAGGAGGAACTACCGCAGTTCACGCCTGATCACGTGATCGACGGTGACCCCGCCACGCGCTGGTCGTCCAACCACACCGACAACCAGTGGCTGCGAGTGGAACTGGCGCAGTCACAGCGGATCGGCAAGGTCGTCCTGCGCTGGGAGACGGCCTACGGCAAGGCGTACCGGATCGAGACCTCCCCGGACGGTACGACCTGGACGACCGCGGCAACTGTGACGGCGAGCGATGGTGGCGTCGATACCCTGCGCTTCGACGCGGCGCCAGCGAAGTTCGTCCGTATGCAGGGCGTTCTCCGTGGCACGCAGTACGGCTACTCGCTGTACGAGATGGAGGTCTACCCGGTCGCTCCGTGAAGGCAGTTGCGAAGGGCCCCGCGCTCAGCCCCTCGGGCGACGCGGGGCCCGTACGCAACCTCCAGCCGGCGCAGGGGATCAGCGGGATTCAGCAGACCTCCCGCTCTGCCGAACCGCTCCGGAGACGCCGGACGGTCCGCATTTGGGACGCCGGTGCCACGAAGTTTGAGGCTTCCCGGGGGCCCGGCGCGCTCGAGTCAGGCGAGGACTACGGACCGGGCCAAATGACGTGGCTTGTCGGGGTCGACTCCTGCAGCGCGGGCTTTTCGCAGGCACACTCGGTGGACGCAGCGGACGCCGGCGGCGGCCAGCGCGATGGCGATCCAGTCGAGGATGTGCAGCTGGCCCCAACGGGACTGGTCCGGCGCGGCGGACGGCGGCTCGCCGACGGTCTCCACGAGGGCAGATCCTCGCACATAACCGGCTCGCGGCGGCGTACCGGAATCGCCGCAGCATATTGACGTCCGACGAATGGATTAGGAAGGATTCCTTACCGGGACGGGGGCGGCCCGGGCCGGCGGGGTCCGGGCGACCGGTCCCGTGGGAGGCCTGACATGAGATCGCGCAGAAACGCCGTACTCGTCGGGGCGGGCGCCCTGGCCGTGTCCCTCTTACCGGCGCCGCCGGCCGCGGCCGCCGACAGCCAGATGGTCACCGTCACGACCGACCGGGCCGTGTACCCGGCCGCCGAGGGGAGCCACGTGCCGGTGACGGTGGCCGTCACCACCTCCGACGGTCGGCCGCTCGCCACGGCGACCACCGTGCGGTACGCGACCGGCGCCGGCACCGCCACGGCCGGCGCCGACTACGCCGCCGCATCCGGCGAGCTCACCTTCCCCGCCGGCAGCCCGTCGGGCGTCACCCGGCGGCTCACCGTCGCCGTCCAGCGGGACCGGTCCGCGGAGACCGCCGAGACCGTCCCGCTCACCCTCACCTCCGCCGGAGCCACTGTCGCGGGCCGGCCGACCGTCGTGATCGACGCGCACGGCCTGCCGTACCTCAACTCGCGGCTGCCCGTGGAGAAGCAGGTCGCCGACCTGCTCGGCCGGATGACCCTGGCCGAGAAGATTGGCCAGATGACGCAGGCGGAACGGGCGGCCGTCACCGGCGACCCCACCGCGATCGCTCGCTGGCAGCTCGGTTCGGTCCTCTCCGGAGGCGGCTCGACGCCCGCCAGCAACACCCCGACCGCCTGGGTCGAGATGGTCAACACCTTTCAGGCGCAGGCGCTGAGCACCCGGCTGCAGATCCCGATGATCTACGGGATCGACGCCGTGCACGGCCACGGCAATGTGTACGGCGCGACGGTCTTCCCGCACAACGTCGGCCTCGGCGCCACCCGCGACCCCAAGCTGGTCGAGCGAATCGGGCAGGCCACCGCGGCCGAGGTGCGGGCCACCGGCATCCCGTGGGACTTCTCGCCCTGCGTGTGCGTCTCCCGGGACGAGCGGTGGGGCCGCAGCTACGAGTCCTTCGGCGAGGACCCGGCGCTGGTGGTGTCGATGGAGAGCGTCATCGACGGCCTGCAGGGCCGCGGCGCGGACCAGTTCGACGCCGACCGGGTGCTGGCGACCGCCAAGCACTACGCCGGTGACGGCGACACCGACTACGACGAGGCCGCCGCCGCGGCGAACGCGGGCAAGCCCTGGTGGGAGCAGAAGTACACCATCGACCAGGGCGTGACCGTCACCGACCGGGCGCACTACGCCCGCGTCGACCTCGCGCCCTACCCGCCGGCGGTGCGGGCGCACAAGGTAGGCAGCGTCATGCCCTCGTTCTCCAGCGTGGACTGGACCGAGGACGGGCTGGGCAACCCGACCAAGATGCACGCCAACCACGAGCTGATCACGGACGTGCTCAAGGGCCAGATGGGCTTCGACGGCTTCCTGATCTCCGACTGGGAGGGCATCCACCAGATCCCCGACCCCAGCGACCCGACCAACGGCGGCCTGACCGCGTACAAGGTCCGGGTCGGCGTCAACGCCGGCACCGACATGTTCATGGAGCCGAACACCGCCGAGCAGTTCGAGCAGCTCCTGATGGCCGAGGCGACCGCCGGACGGGTCAGCCGGGCCCGCATCGACGACGCGGTCCGGCGGATCCTGCGCAAGAAGTTCGAACTCGGGCTCTTCGAGCATCCGTACGCCTCGACCGCCAACGTCGACCAGGTGGGCAGCGCGGCGCACCGGGCGATCGCCTGGGAGGCGGTGGCCAAGTCGCAGGTTCTGCTGAAGAACAGCGGGCAGGCGCTGCCGCTGCGTCGGGACGCCTCGATATACGTGGCCGGCCGCAACGCCGACGACCTCGGCAACCAGGCGGGCGGCTGGACGATCTCCTGGCAGGGCGGGTCCGGCAGCGACGCCATCCCTGGCACGTCCATCCTGGACGGCATCCGCGAGGTGGCGCCCGGCGCGCAGGTCACCTACAGCGCGGACGCCTCCGCCCCGACGGCTGGCGCCCAGGTGGGCGTCGTCGTGGTGGGGGAGACCCCGTACGCGGAGGGCTACGGCGACGTCGGCGGGCCGGAGTGCGGCTGGTGCTCGGTGCCCCAGCAGGAGGAGAAGTCCCTGAGCCTGCAGGCGGCCGACCGCGCCGTCATCGACAAGGTCTGCACGGCCCTGCCGACCTGCGTGGTGCTGGTGGTCTCCGGCCGGCCGCAGATCCTCACCGATCAGCTCGGCGAGATCGACGCGCTGGTGGCGTCCTGGCTGCCCGGCAGCGAGGGTGCGGGTGTCGCCGACGTGCTCTTCGGTCGGCGCCCGTTCACCGGCCGGCTCCCCGTCAGCTGGCCGCGTACCGAGGCGCAGGTGCCGATCAACGTCGGTGACGCCGACTACCAGCCGCTGTACCCGTTCGGCTGGGGGCTGCGTACCGATTCGGGGCGGTCCCGGCTGGCCGCGGCCGCGGGTGACGGCTCGCAGGTGACGGCGGCGCTCACGAGGGCGACCTGGGACACCGACGGATCGCTGCGCAACGCGCCGCAGGTGCTGCCGCTGCTCAGCCGGCAGCTCGGCGCGGTACGCGGGGACAGTGGGCTGGTCGACGCGATCCTCGGGGTGGCCCGGGACGCCGCCCAGGCGGCCGTCGTCCACGGCACCGCACCGGCGGACTGGGCGACGCTGATCGCCGAGGCCGACCGGGCGCAGCTCAACGGGGACCCCGTCCGGGCGTTCACGCTGCTCGCCCGCGCGGCCAGCTGATCGGTCGGGTGTGGCCGGCGGCGCCGAAGCCGCCGGCCACACCGGCGAGCCCGCGGCGCGGCGGCGCTCCGTCCGGCACACTTTTGCCATGGACGACGAGCCGAGAAGGTCTGTCATCTCCGTGATGCTGATCGTCGCCGACGCGGCCGCCGCGGTTGCCTGGTACAAGAGCGCCCTGGGCGCGACGGACCTGTGGGACCTGAGCGGCGTGGCCGGCCTCGAGATCGACGGCGCCCCGTTTTTCCTGCACGAAGCGGATCCCAGGAAAGCCACCGAGTTCGTCGACGAGGCGACCAGCCTGGCCGAGCGTGGCATGACCGCCCTGCTGACGGCCTACCGACTGCCGCCGCACGGCGACCAGCGGGCCTGGGCCGACGCCGTGCGGGCCGCGGTGCTGACCCAGCGCCGCGGCCTCGACGTGCTGACCGCGTGGGCCGACCGGCTCTGCTACTTCGGGCACAGCGGCGGCGCCGCGCTGGGTGCCATCCTCAGTGCGGTGGAGCCGCGCCTCTTCGCGCTGGCCCTCGCGTCCTACGGCTCCGGCACCCTCAAGCGCATCGCCGCCGCCAGCCTGCCGCAGAACGATCCGGTAGCCGACGCCTACGTGGAGTTCCTGCACCGCTTCGAGCCGGCGTCCTACGTCGCGGTGCCGGGCGCCCGGCGGTTGCTGTTCCAGCACCGCAGCGACGACGAGATCGTCTACCTGTCGGAGGGGCTGCGATTGTTTGACGCCGCCGCCGAACCCAAGGAGTGGCGCGAATACCCCTGCGGACACGACACCTCGACGCCGCCGCAGGCCCGGGCCGACCGCGTGCGGCTCTTCGCCGCCACCCCGCAATAAATCCTGCCCCTCGTGGCCAGCGCAACGAGACGAGGGCGGGCCTTCGTCGTTGCGGCAGTGCGCCCGAGATACCCTGATCGGACAGCGTCGCCGCCGGAGACCGCACTGCCACATCTGCCGCGATCCGCGCGCTACGCAGCGTCACGCCAGCTGGCCCGGTTGCCGTCCGGACATGCCGATGTGCGTGCGTCTTGCGGGGGACCCTGGCCGCGGCCTTCGCCTCGACGGCGCGTACGGCGCCGGGGCAGCGCATGAGGCACCGGGCGCCGAGCGTTCGCAATCCAGGTTAGGTTGCCGACATGTCCGATTTCACGATCAAGGCGCTCACGTCGGAGACGTTCGGCGACTTCGCCGCTCTCGTCGAGCGAAACGGGGGCATGTTCGCCGGTTGCTGGTGCACGAAGTTCCATCCCGACTGTGCGGAGAAGGGCCAGAGCCGCGAGGGGAACCGGGCGCTCAAGCAACGCCTGGTGGCCGAGGGGATCGCGCACGCGGCGCTGGTCTACGACGGCGACCGCGCCGTCGCTTGGGCGGAGTACGGGTCACCCGAGGAGCTGCCCGACATCCATCACCGCAAGGAGTACCTCGCCACTGCCGAGCGACTCCCCGATTACCGGGTCACCTGCATCCTGGTCGAGCGTGGCCTTCGCGGTCGGGGCCTGGCGGCGCTCGCGCTGCGCGGAGCCGTCGAGCTGATCGCGCAGGCCGGCGGCGGCCGGGTCGAGGGCTACCCGCACGACACCGGCGGGGTCCGGAAGAAGAACTCGTCGTTCCTCTACAACGGCACCCGCGCGATGTACGAGCGCGAGGGGTTCACCTACGACCGGTCCAAAGGACAGGGCAACTGCGTGATGGTGCGCGAGGTGGCCCCGAGCACGCGTGCCTGAGACGCACCCTCAGGCTCCGTTGCGTTGAGCGTCGCCGAGATCGAGGCAGACTTGAGCAGTGAAGTCATCGACCCGGCCTGGCTCGTGGCTGCCTCCGAAGTCGGCGTTCGCCGGATTTCGGTTCTCGCCGGAGGTGATCGTGGTCGCGGTGCGCTGGTATCTGCGGTTCAACTTGTCCTATCGGGACGTTGAGGAGTTGCTGGTTGAACGTGGCGTGGAGGTCGATCACGTCACCGTGTTCCGGTGGGTGCAGCGGTTCACGCCGCTGTTGGCCGACGCCGCCCGCTTCTGCCGCCACTCGCCAGGCGACAGGTGGTTCGTCGACGAGACGTACGTCAAGGTCAACGGTGTGTGGCGGTACGTGTACCGGGCGGTCGACCAGTACGGGCAGGTCATCGACGTGCTGGTCTCGGCCCGTCGGGACGCCGGCGCGGCCCGGAGGTTCTTCCGCCGGGCGCTGTCGGCGTTGAAGGTGACACCCGGCGAGGTCGTGACCGACGGCGCCGCGGTCTACCCCGGCGTGCTCGACGAGCTGATCCCGTCCGCGTGGCACCACGTCGAACGGTACGCGAACAATCCGATCGAGGCTGATCACAACCAGTTGAAACACCGGTTGAGACCGATGCGCGGGCTACGAACGGACAAGTCAGCACAGGTGATCATCGCCGGACACGCGTTCATGCAGAACCTCCGACGCGGCCACTACGAACTCGCCGTCGACGCCCCGCCCGCTACGCGGGTCGCCGCTGCGTTCACCGAACTCGCCCAAGCGATCTGACCTCGGACCCGACATGGGCTCAACACGTCCGCCGATCCGATAACGCAACGGCGCCTCCAGGCCGTGCTCGCGGAGGCCAACATGTCGACCCCCATCGGTAGCAGCGACGTCCCGGTCGTACACGAGTCTATTTCGGACTTGGGCTCGATCCTCGACGCCTGGCTCGCCGCGCGCGCCGAAGGGATCGCCTGCGTCATCGGCGATCCCACGTTCCGGGCGACGTCCCGCGTCCGGTCGCTGACCCCGGAGCTGTCGAAGGGGCTAGAGTTCGACCTGGTCGTCCTCATCGACCCTGAGGCATTCGGCGACGGCATCGAAGGACGGGCCGGGTTCCGCCGTCACTGGGCGAGGAAGGCGGCCAGACCGTCGAGGACGCGCGCGATGTCGGTGTCGTCGCTGTAGGGGGCCAGGCCGAGCCGGAGCGCGTGCTCGTCGTCCAAGCCGAGGCGGTGGAACGGCTCGTATGCGTAGAAGGATCCGGCGGGGGCGAGCACGTTACGGCCCAGGAGGAACTGGTACGCGTCCCAGGTCTTGCGGCCGGGCAGGGTGACCAGCAGCGTCGGGGTGCGGTCGGCAGCACGGGAGTGGACCACGACGTCGGCGCCCAGTGCCGCGAGTCCGTCTTCGAGTAGGCGACGAAGGCGCATCTCGTGCTCGTCAACGGCATGCAGGGAGGCCTGCAGCCGTTCCCGCCGTGAGGAATTGCCGTTCGTGGTTCCGACGGCCGCGGGGGTGATGTCTGCGAGGAAGTCGACGGCGGCGGTGGCGCCGGCGAGGGTCTCGTAGGGGAGGGTGCCGAGCTCGAAGCGTTCGGGGACGGCGTTGGTGGAGGGGAGCAGCTTGTCCGGATGCAGGGTCTCGAGTAGGTCGGGGGAGGCGGCCAGGACGCCGCAGTGCGGGCCGAGGAACTTGTACGGGGAGCAGACGTACAGGTCCGCACCGAGGGCGGGGACGTCGACGAACTGGTGCGCGGTGTAGTGCACGCCGTCGACGTAGACCAGCGCGCCGACGGCGTGTGCAGCGTCGGCGATCGCCCGCACCGCGGGCTTGGTGCCGAGCAGGTTCGACGCGGCGGTGACGGCGACCAGCCGCGTCCGTTCGGTGATGGCGGCCTCGACGGAGGTGGGATCGATCTCGGCGGTGGTGGGATCGATGTCGATCCACCGCACGACCGTGCCGGCGTTCTCGGCGGCGATCACCCAGGGCCGGACGTTGGCGTCGTGGTCGAGCTTGGTCACGACGACTTCGTCACCCGGGCGCCACTGCTTGGCGATCACCCGGGAGAAGTCGAAGGTCAGTTGCGTGGCGCTGCGGCCGTGGACGATCCCGCGGGCGGGAACGCCGAGCAGGTCGGCGTAGGCCTGCCGGAACGCGGTGACCGCGGCGTCGGCGTTGGCCTCCGACACCGAGCCCGTGCCACGGTTGGACAGCGGGCTGGTGATCGTGGCGGCGATCGCGTCGGCGACCGGCCGCG
This sequence is a window from Micromonospora sp. NBRC 110009. Protein-coding genes within it:
- a CDS encoding beta-N-acetylglucosaminidase domain-containing protein, with amino-acid sequence MQDKKDLVPVTPNVALITGAKTDSSAIALVNQVLTRAGVKTVSTVSDADPAPDAGLSIYIGGPSENSASDEALHEIGIAADASDLPRDGYVLGIGKGSDGKARAVLDGVDTTGTFYAAQTLRQLLVSHPGRDVFPAVAIRDWPAMPLRGLIEGFYGQPWSQQDRRSQLEFYGRTKQNIYVYSPKDDPYLRDQWRQAYPPDKLAPIQELVATAGSNHVQFTYALSPGLSVCYSSDNDERALVDKFQSLWNIGVRSFAIPLDDISYTKWNCAEDAAKFGTGGGAAGAAQAFLLNRVQHDFIATHPGAERLQTVPTEYYDVNDSPYKTAIRTKLDPAVIVEWTGVGVVAPAITTAQAKSAHTVFDHDILVWDNYPVNDYVTNRLLLGPYVGREPGIERYLVGVTANPMIQAEASKIAEFTSGAFFWNPGAYDPAAAWTAALQDLGGSAWPTLKVFAENNYSSNIDPAESPTLKPLIGAFWSAYERGVGLEAAAAAIDDYFGQMVGTPATLRSGLHNQPFLDEVKPWLDKLGLYGQAGQHAVQMLLAQRAGDGNTAWAQRQAFEAARAQADAISQSVAPGVMPPFLDRAASASDRWLGATGGRAKGTNSLGQWQANSPANMVDGDLTTFYWSDRAANPGAYVGVDLGSVQEISKIDLYMSKPTSPTDYIRQGVLEFSADGSTWTTVGTYKDQPEIHAAVAQGTKARYVRMRATAAQNTWVVVREFQVTVVGGTKLTAAGAPPAAAGSSLAKAVDGDISTAYVADRNPQSGESLQVTVSRTRPIDQVVVLQSGAPSAAAVQVRSVDGTWTTIGDLSGGYTQLDAAGVKTDAIRLAWKDGGQAPQINEIVPWFGDTPLADLAVDPVAVDAEAGGQPATTTVRLASTRAEDVSGTLTVRTPAGLTAKPASQETSVFQGQDTGIPVTVSAAADTAAGSYQVPVVFTPVSGEPVTATLTVNVYPKTSNTNVALATNGATATASTTEEELPQFTPDHVIDGDPATRWSSNHTDNQWLRVELAQSQRIGKVVLRWETAYGKAYRIETSPDGTTWTTAATVTASDGGVDTLRFDAAPAKFVRMQGVLRGTQYGYSLYEMEVYPVAP
- a CDS encoding glycoside hydrolase family 3 protein; this translates as MRSRRNAVLVGAGALAVSLLPAPPAAAADSQMVTVTTDRAVYPAAEGSHVPVTVAVTTSDGRPLATATTVRYATGAGTATAGADYAAASGELTFPAGSPSGVTRRLTVAVQRDRSAETAETVPLTLTSAGATVAGRPTVVIDAHGLPYLNSRLPVEKQVADLLGRMTLAEKIGQMTQAERAAVTGDPTAIARWQLGSVLSGGGSTPASNTPTAWVEMVNTFQAQALSTRLQIPMIYGIDAVHGHGNVYGATVFPHNVGLGATRDPKLVERIGQATAAEVRATGIPWDFSPCVCVSRDERWGRSYESFGEDPALVVSMESVIDGLQGRGADQFDADRVLATAKHYAGDGDTDYDEAAAAANAGKPWWEQKYTIDQGVTVTDRAHYARVDLAPYPPAVRAHKVGSVMPSFSSVDWTEDGLGNPTKMHANHELITDVLKGQMGFDGFLISDWEGIHQIPDPSDPTNGGLTAYKVRVGVNAGTDMFMEPNTAEQFEQLLMAEATAGRVSRARIDDAVRRILRKKFELGLFEHPYASTANVDQVGSAAHRAIAWEAVAKSQVLLKNSGQALPLRRDASIYVAGRNADDLGNQAGGWTISWQGGSGSDAIPGTSILDGIREVAPGAQVTYSADASAPTAGAQVGVVVVGETPYAEGYGDVGGPECGWCSVPQQEEKSLSLQAADRAVIDKVCTALPTCVVLVVSGRPQILTDQLGEIDALVASWLPGSEGAGVADVLFGRRPFTGRLPVSWPRTEAQVPINVGDADYQPLYPFGWGLRTDSGRSRLAAAAGDGSQVTAALTRATWDTDGSLRNAPQVLPLLSRQLGAVRGDSGLVDAILGVARDAAQAAVVHGTAPADWATLIAEADRAQLNGDPVRAFTLLARAAS
- a CDS encoding alpha/beta hydrolase family protein; its protein translation is MAGGAEAAGHTGEPAARRRSVRHTFAMDDEPRRSVISVMLIVADAAAAVAWYKSALGATDLWDLSGVAGLEIDGAPFFLHEADPRKATEFVDEATSLAERGMTALLTAYRLPPHGDQRAWADAVRAAVLTQRRGLDVLTAWADRLCYFGHSGGAALGAILSAVEPRLFALALASYGSGTLKRIAAASLPQNDPVADAYVEFLHRFEPASYVAVPGARRLLFQHRSDDEIVYLSEGLRLFDAAAEPKEWREYPCGHDTSTPPQARADRVRLFAATPQ
- a CDS encoding GNAT family N-acetyltransferase produces the protein MSDFTIKALTSETFGDFAALVERNGGMFAGCWCTKFHPDCAEKGQSREGNRALKQRLVAEGIAHAALVYDGDRAVAWAEYGSPEELPDIHHRKEYLATAERLPDYRVTCILVERGLRGRGLAALALRGAVELIAQAGGGRVEGYPHDTGGVRKKNSSFLYNGTRAMYEREGFTYDRSKGQGNCVMVREVAPSTRA